A portion of the uncultured Draconibacterium sp. genome contains these proteins:
- a CDS encoding TonB-dependent receptor, with product MRRFVFIFILILSRGGLFAQEESVMDTVILEEVSAYGDYVKFQTGAKIEQISPKQLSVSQEGGLEQVLMRYTPIYIRTDAGGLSTIHIRGTAADHTSVMFGGINVNSLTLGHSNLSNITTFLFDKLDLQYGSSAALNGSGAVGGAIYLGQRNTWTNGLRADAKITYGSFGERMYGTKVFVGNGKWESVTKLLSYSTDNDFTFQNPYHNHQVSNPGPVEDTQHGAAIDNKGIMQQFNYLFGANEYFKSMFWYEDSWHQVQPNMQQNYTYTSSEELSNKNFRAWVEYKNENKRLKYNLGAGYVHDKQVYDADESQKIQTDRLVTDFSLKYPLGKKMELKSGIKFKHIVPTVYSYSDSVIDYEQHLDFYLAWYYKPTKRLKATVNFRQQFVTDYEVPFTPALGLEYQFLSAEKSKLKAFVNASKSYRVPTFNDRFWGNQGDPDLDPEDGMSYETGFEYNWDSDRFSSKLRTNAFYMNIENWIEWRSKGVWVPFNLEKVVTKGVEVMYNSHFDLGKFALDFTANYTYNPAIKMEQDRPDQQLIHTPKNMANASYMLEYSAFTFFIDGSYYGKRFYDYAINDEQLASRGSLDAYSLVNCGLIYQLNVKDQQFDCSFSAINIFNKDYQNQRYYAMPGINFRLSIAAKINVINNNN from the coding sequence ATGAGGAGGTTTGTGTTCATATTTATTCTAATCCTAAGTAGAGGAGGTCTGTTTGCGCAGGAAGAAAGCGTAATGGATACAGTTATTTTAGAAGAAGTTTCTGCTTACGGCGATTACGTCAAATTTCAGACGGGTGCTAAAATCGAACAGATTAGCCCGAAACAATTGTCGGTTTCTCAGGAAGGCGGATTGGAGCAGGTACTAATGCGCTATACTCCAATTTATATAAGAACCGATGCTGGAGGCTTATCAACCATTCATATTCGTGGAACTGCAGCAGACCACACGAGTGTAATGTTCGGTGGGATTAACGTGAACTCCCTGACTTTAGGGCACTCCAATCTCTCAAACATTACAACGTTTTTATTTGATAAACTTGATCTTCAATATGGAAGTTCGGCCGCATTAAACGGATCGGGTGCTGTTGGTGGAGCAATCTATCTCGGTCAGCGGAATACATGGACCAATGGTCTGCGGGCAGATGCAAAGATTACTTACGGTTCGTTTGGAGAACGCATGTATGGCACTAAAGTATTTGTGGGAAACGGGAAATGGGAATCGGTTACCAAACTGTTGAGCTATTCAACTGACAATGATTTTACGTTTCAGAACCCTTACCACAATCATCAGGTTTCGAATCCCGGTCCGGTTGAGGATACGCAACATGGTGCTGCCATCGATAACAAAGGTATAATGCAGCAATTCAATTATTTGTTTGGTGCAAACGAATACTTCAAATCCATGTTTTGGTACGAAGACAGCTGGCACCAGGTACAGCCCAATATGCAGCAAAACTATACTTATACCAGTTCGGAAGAATTGAGTAATAAGAATTTCAGAGCGTGGGTTGAATACAAGAATGAGAACAAAAGACTAAAATATAACCTAGGTGCCGGATATGTGCACGATAAACAAGTGTATGATGCCGATGAAAGTCAGAAAATACAAACAGATCGCCTGGTTACCGACTTCAGCCTTAAATATCCATTGGGAAAGAAAATGGAGCTAAAATCGGGAATAAAGTTCAAGCACATTGTTCCAACAGTATATTCATACTCTGATTCAGTAATTGATTACGAACAGCATTTGGATTTTTATCTCGCATGGTATTATAAACCAACAAAGCGTTTAAAAGCTACTGTTAATTTTCGTCAGCAATTCGTAACTGACTATGAGGTTCCTTTTACACCTGCTTTAGGTTTGGAGTACCAGTTTTTATCGGCCGAAAAATCAAAACTGAAAGCTTTCGTTAATGCCTCGAAAAGTTATCGTGTGCCAACATTTAACGATCGTTTTTGGGGTAATCAGGGCGATCCTGATCTTGATCCGGAAGATGGTATGAGTTACGAAACTGGCTTTGAGTACAATTGGGACAGCGATCGGTTTTCTTCGAAGCTAAGAACCAATGCTTTTTATATGAACATTGAAAACTGGATTGAATGGCGAAGTAAGGGAGTGTGGGTACCTTTTAATCTCGAGAAAGTGGTAACAAAAGGTGTTGAAGTGATGTATAATTCACACTTCGATCTGGGGAAATTTGCCTTGGACTTTACTGCCAATTATACTTATAATCCTGCCATAAAAATGGAGCAGGATCGTCCTGATCAGCAATTGATCCACACTCCCAAAAATATGGCTAATGCCAGTTATATGTTGGAGTACAGTGCATTTACATTCTTCATCGATGGAAGTTATTACGGAAAGCGTTTTTACGATTATGCCATTAATGATGAACAACTTGCCAGTCGGGGTTCGCTGGATGCCTATTCGCTGGTTAATTGCGGACTGATTTATCAGCTAAATGTAAAAGATCAGCAGTTCGACTGCTCGTTTTCTGCCATTAATATCTTTAATAAAGATTATCAAAATCAACGCTATTATGCGATGCCGGGAATTAATTTCAGGCTAAGTATTGCTGCAAAAATCAATGTAATTAATAACAATAATTAA
- a CDS encoding PKD domain-containing protein translates to MKKFSQLLTLLILFAVAFTACDDDNTPSEAPVANAGDNQQVYEGAEVTLDASSSHDDEGYDISYSWTAPDGVTLSAADVAQPTFTAPEVTEDTEFEFTVTVDNGGLSTQASVSVNVLQSEVAYVFNYGSWGNGGASIDRFNLETGVISNKYYQAQNSELSLELTSNIQSACQYNGNFYLIANESDGIIVIDDQLVQSIDAIASDDIVTPRFAVASGDYLYISCWGNADYDVMADSYIAKFNVTTNEVEETISVPGGPEGLAVANGKLYAALNYSYQVAVIDLADNSVSYIETPAVTSYFVKDNSDNLYVTLVSTYSDYSEAPGLGYINTTTNTLDETYYLDGVNSGYSSILSANSDFSTIYVLASGWVQLEDESWANLGGVQKFDVATGTFSSFIGGLSGVNGVCVNPENDNQVIVFGGGSSTEGGFFDVYNVSGTIQSQNNCGISPYWTLALDVE, encoded by the coding sequence ATGAAAAAATTTTCACAACTACTGACCCTTCTAATTTTGTTCGCAGTCGCTTTTACTGCCTGCGACGACGATAATACCCCGTCTGAGGCTCCTGTTGCCAATGCCGGCGATAACCAGCAAGTTTACGAAGGCGCAGAAGTAACACTCGATGCCTCTTCTTCTCATGATGATGAAGGCTATGACATTTCTTATTCATGGACAGCTCCGGACGGAGTTACTTTGAGTGCTGCTGATGTGGCTCAGCCAACATTTACCGCACCGGAAGTGACCGAGGATACCGAGTTTGAATTTACCGTTACTGTTGACAACGGAGGTTTATCAACACAGGCAAGTGTTTCAGTAAATGTGTTGCAAAGTGAGGTTGCCTATGTTTTCAATTATGGAAGCTGGGGAAATGGTGGGGCAAGTATCGACCGCTTTAACCTTGAAACCGGTGTTATTTCTAACAAATATTACCAGGCGCAAAACAGTGAACTGTCGCTTGAATTAACTTCGAATATTCAATCGGCTTGTCAATATAACGGTAACTTTTACCTGATTGCCAACGAAAGCGACGGAATTATTGTGATTGACGATCAGCTCGTTCAATCAATTGATGCCATTGCATCTGACGATATTGTTACGCCGCGTTTTGCCGTTGCCAGTGGCGACTACCTATACATTTCGTGCTGGGGAAATGCGGATTACGATGTTATGGCCGATTCATACATCGCAAAATTCAACGTAACAACTAATGAGGTTGAAGAAACAATTTCAGTGCCTGGCGGACCTGAAGGTTTAGCAGTTGCAAACGGGAAATTGTATGCGGCTTTAAATTACAGCTACCAGGTTGCAGTTATCGATTTAGCTGATAATTCAGTTTCATACATTGAAACACCGGCTGTTACCTCGTATTTTGTAAAAGATAACAGCGATAATTTGTATGTTACGTTGGTAAGTACTTACAGCGATTATTCAGAAGCTCCGGGACTTGGATATATTAACACAACAACAAATACGCTTGATGAAACTTATTATCTGGATGGCGTTAATAGTGGATATAGTTCGATTTTATCAGCCAATTCTGATTTTTCAACTATTTATGTTTTAGCATCCGGTTGGGTGCAATTGGAAGATGAAAGCTGGGCAAACCTTGGTGGTGTTCAGAAATTTGATGTTGCTACAGGAACTTTTTCATCTTTTATTGGAGGACTTTCGGGTGTAAACGGAGTGTGTGTAAATCCTGAAAATGATAACCAGGTTATTGTATTCGGTGGCGGCAGCTCAACTGAAGGAGGTTTCTTTGATGTATATAATGTAAGCGGCACAATTCAGAGCCAAAATAACTGTGGTATTTCTCCATACTGGACTTTGGCACTTGATGTTGAATAG
- a CDS encoding DUF4430 domain-containing protein, with amino-acid sequence MKKLKIFCLYLLLACFFGFSAIASNGEKVTVEIDFGSLNHPKLKIETNWKEGLSALEALQFVAEVKTHPVGQYVFVDAIDGIKGEPNKSVWYYEINGEPAKKIAIDQPINNGDKITWIYKQDVCSPTKE; translated from the coding sequence ATGAAAAAACTAAAAATATTTTGCCTTTATCTGCTGTTGGCCTGCTTTTTCGGATTCTCGGCTATTGCCAGCAATGGAGAAAAGGTTACTGTTGAAATAGATTTTGGATCGTTGAATCATCCAAAACTGAAAATCGAGACAAATTGGAAAGAAGGGCTTTCGGCTTTGGAAGCCCTCCAGTTTGTTGCGGAAGTAAAAACGCACCCTGTGGGGCAATATGTTTTTGTCGATGCAATTGATGGTATAAAAGGTGAGCCAAACAAAAGTGTCTGGTATTACGAGATTAATGGCGAGCCTGCCAAAAAAATTGCTATCGACCAGCCCATTAACAACGGTGATAAAATAACATGGATCTATAAACAAGATGTTTGCAGTCCGACTAAAGAATAA
- the cobU gene encoding bifunctional adenosylcobinamide kinase/adenosylcobinamide-phosphate guanylyltransferase, translated as MAHITFITGGQRSGKSRFAQKRAEENSDAPVYLATAHIWDEDFHNRVKRHQSDRGEQWTTVEEEIQISRHDLSGKTVMLDCITLWLTNIFYQNNNDVDGSLEIAKQEWEKFIDQEMELFVVSNELGMGVHPENEIARKFADLQGWMNQYIAATANEVFLMVSGIPVQVKRQK; from the coding sequence ATGGCACATATTACTTTTATAACAGGTGGTCAGCGCTCGGGGAAAAGCAGATTTGCACAAAAACGAGCAGAAGAAAATTCGGATGCACCGGTGTATCTGGCAACAGCACACATTTGGGACGAAGATTTCCATAACCGGGTAAAACGCCATCAGTCTGATCGGGGCGAACAATGGACGACTGTTGAAGAAGAAATTCAAATCAGTAGGCATGACTTATCCGGAAAAACTGTGATGCTCGATTGTATAACGCTGTGGCTGACCAATATTTTTTATCAGAACAACAATGATGTGGATGGTAGTCTGGAAATTGCCAAACAGGAATGGGAAAAATTTATCGATCAGGAAATGGAGCTTTTTGTAGTAAGCAATGAATTGGGAATGGGCGTTCATCCTGAAAACGAAATTGCCCGCAAGTTTGCCGATCTGCAAGGTTGGATGAACCAGTACATTGCTGCAACTGCAAACGAAGTTTTTCTGATGGTTTCCGGAATCCCTGTTCAAGTAAAAAGGCAAAAATAA
- the cobT gene encoding nicotinate-nucleotide--dimethylbenzimidazole phosphoribosyltransferase, producing the protein MTLKDQLQHKIDNKTKPLGSLGMLEEIALQIGLVQDTLSPKIEKPAHLVFAADHGLADEGISPYPKDVTWQMVMNFCAGGASVNVFCRQSEMELKVYDVGVDYTFAEELPVINAKVANGSRNMRKEPAMTIEECKAALEVGAKAVREQAANGCNTIACGEMGIGNTSPSSLLMHKFTGLSMEDCTGRGSGLGAEQVDRKTRILKEIAEKYTPETPEEILATFGGLEIAAMTGAYLEAKKQNMLILIDGFIATAAVLTAMQMDPDVKENCIFCHSSDEKGHKLMLEHLGVNPLLQLGMRLGEGGGAVIALPLVKSAVNFLNEMSSFDDAGVSNKD; encoded by the coding sequence ATGACATTAAAAGATCAACTACAACATAAAATCGATAACAAAACCAAGCCACTCGGATCGCTTGGAATGCTTGAAGAAATCGCCCTGCAAATAGGGCTGGTACAGGATACGCTGTCTCCAAAAATTGAAAAACCGGCACATCTGGTTTTTGCCGCCGATCATGGTCTGGCCGACGAAGGTATTAGTCCGTACCCTAAAGATGTAACCTGGCAAATGGTAATGAACTTCTGTGCCGGTGGGGCATCTGTCAACGTTTTTTGCCGCCAGAGCGAAATGGAGCTTAAGGTTTACGATGTGGGTGTAGACTATACTTTCGCCGAAGAACTTCCCGTGATTAATGCAAAAGTTGCCAACGGAAGTCGTAATATGCGAAAAGAACCTGCCATGACCATTGAAGAATGTAAGGCAGCCTTGGAAGTCGGTGCTAAAGCTGTTCGCGAACAGGCTGCCAATGGTTGTAATACTATTGCATGTGGCGAAATGGGAATTGGAAATACTTCACCTTCGTCTTTGCTTATGCACAAATTTACCGGACTTTCGATGGAGGATTGTACAGGTCGCGGATCGGGTTTGGGCGCTGAGCAGGTAGATCGCAAAACAAGAATTTTAAAAGAAATTGCCGAAAAATATACTCCGGAAACTCCGGAAGAAATTTTGGCAACATTCGGAGGACTTGAAATAGCTGCCATGACAGGAGCTTATCTCGAAGCGAAAAAGCAAAATATGCTCATTCTTATCGATGGTTTTATTGCCACTGCGGCTGTTCTTACGGCAATGCAAATGGACCCGGATGTAAAAGAAAATTGTATTTTTTGCCACAGTTCCGATGAAAAAGGACATAAACTAATGTTGGAACACCTCGGTGTAAACCCGCTGCTTCAATTGGGAATGCGCTTAGGTGAGGGGGGAGGAGCCGTAATAGCTTTACCTCTGGTAAAATCAGCTGTTAATTTCCTCAACGAAATGTCCAGCTTTGATGACGCCGGTGTTAGTAATAAAGATTAA
- a CDS encoding adenosylcobinamide-GDP ribazoletransferase, with amino-acid sequence MRNEIKIFLTALMFYTRIPVGRIEGWSEKMLNKSTRYFPVVGWIVGGVGAVVFLLFGAVLPVTLAVALSIVATILLTGAFHEDGFADFCDGFGGGYTPERILEIMKDSRIGTYGTVGLLSVLAIKFLALSHIDAIRIPFILITGHALSRVFPVLLIYSSVYARLGATSKTKPVGKADSSFSLLFALVAGGLSLLFLNWHEMVLVVAVLLIVTFFFRNYITRKLGGYTGDVLGALQQLCEVFFYLCILAYQNIG; translated from the coding sequence ATGAGAAACGAAATAAAAATATTCCTCACCGCCCTGATGTTTTACACCCGTATTCCTGTGGGAAGAATTGAAGGCTGGTCGGAGAAAATGCTCAACAAATCAACACGCTACTTTCCAGTTGTCGGATGGATTGTTGGAGGAGTGGGGGCAGTGGTATTTTTACTGTTTGGAGCCGTCTTGCCCGTTACATTGGCAGTTGCTTTAAGCATTGTAGCCACAATTTTGTTAACCGGTGCTTTTCATGAGGATGGTTTTGCCGATTTCTGCGATGGTTTTGGTGGCGGTTATACGCCCGAACGTATCCTGGAAATAATGAAAGACAGCCGAATCGGTACTTATGGAACAGTTGGTTTGCTGTCGGTTCTGGCTATAAAATTTTTGGCTTTGTCGCACATTGATGCAATCAGAATTCCTTTTATTTTAATTACAGGTCATGCGCTAAGTCGTGTTTTTCCTGTGTTGCTGATCTACTCTTCTGTCTATGCTCGATTAGGTGCAACCAGCAAAACCAAACCTGTTGGCAAAGCTGATTCTTCATTTTCATTGCTGTTTGCTTTGGTTGCAGGAGGATTATCCTTGCTGTTTCTAAACTGGCACGAAATGGTTTTGGTCGTTGCCGTTTTACTCATCGTAACATTTTTCTTCCGAAACTATATCACACGCAAATTAGGCGGGTATACCGGCGATGTTTTGGGGGCACTGCAGCAGCTTTGCGAAGTGTTTTTTTATTTGTGTATTCTTGCTTATCAGAATATAGGATGA
- the cobC gene encoding alpha-ribazole phosphatase — MKIYAIRHTSVDVKPGICYGQSDVDVAASFFDEQKITAKEISDVKFDEIWSSPLKRCKKLAQSLFNESKINYDHRLRELNFGDWEMLTWDEIYASPEGKIWMDNYQTLPTKNGESYPEMVERISSFIREIEKLNVENIAVVAHAGVIRIFKSVIENVAISELFENFKPAYASVAVFEINKHD, encoded by the coding sequence ATGAAGATTTATGCGATTCGACATACCAGCGTTGATGTAAAACCCGGCATTTGTTACGGGCAATCGGATGTTGATGTTGCCGCTTCGTTTTTTGATGAGCAGAAAATAACAGCAAAGGAAATTTCCGATGTAAAGTTTGATGAAATCTGGTCGAGTCCGCTTAAACGTTGCAAAAAACTGGCGCAAAGTCTTTTTAATGAAAGCAAAATTAACTACGATCATCGCTTGAGAGAATTAAATTTTGGCGATTGGGAAATGTTGACTTGGGATGAAATTTACGCTTCCCCGGAAGGAAAGATATGGATGGACAATTACCAGACCTTGCCAACAAAAAACGGCGAATCGTACCCGGAAATGGTAGAACGTATTTCGTCTTTTATTCGTGAAATTGAGAAACTAAACGTTGAGAATATTGCCGTTGTTGCCCATGCCGGAGTAATTCGCATTTTTAAAAGTGTGATAGAAAATGTAGCGATCTCCGAACTCTTTGAAAATTTTAAACCAGCTTACGCCAGTGTTGCCGTATTCGAAATAAATAAGCATGACTAA
- a CDS encoding cobyric acid synthase, with amino-acid sequence MTKTKTYRPIMFVGTGSDVGKSVVNAGFCRIFKQDGLSPAPFKAQNMSLNSFPTSDGLEIGRAQAVQAEACGIDCRVEMNPVLLKPTGYMDSQIVLNGKPWANKSAKAYFNETDRDFLFNEAMNAFSRLEKEFNPIVVEGAGSISEVNLWEKDITNMRVAVEKDAATYLIADIDKGGVFGSVYGTMLLLPEQERKQVKGIIINKFRGDISLFEDGAKKLEELCGVPVVGIIPHFRDIYIDDEDSVVVDKKQFKAVEGKTNIAVVLLRHMSNFTDFNFLEQLPEVNLFYAAAPEDIQEADIVLLPGSKNTISDMLFLQKQGMANAVKKVHEQGKAVYGICGGFQMMGEWIADPNHVEGQIEKVPGLGILPVETILTEEKVTEQCTFTFQDEVEGKGYEIHMGETVAKESHPACLINGTKHDGYYLNERTWGTYIHGIFDNISVVNRILKESGKQVSTQLDFQQFKETQYDKLAQLIRENVDMEYIYKTMEIE; translated from the coding sequence ATGACTAAAACAAAAACATACCGACCGATAATGTTTGTAGGCACCGGCTCCGATGTGGGGAAAAGTGTTGTTAACGCAGGATTCTGCCGCATTTTTAAACAAGACGGCTTATCGCCGGCGCCTTTCAAAGCACAAAACATGTCGTTGAATAGTTTCCCAACCTCAGATGGTTTGGAGATTGGTCGGGCACAGGCTGTACAAGCTGAGGCATGTGGAATTGATTGCCGTGTTGAAATGAATCCGGTGTTGTTGAAACCGACCGGTTACATGGATTCACAGATTGTGTTAAATGGCAAACCATGGGCCAATAAATCGGCAAAAGCCTATTTTAACGAAACCGACCGCGATTTTCTGTTCAATGAGGCGATGAATGCTTTTTCGCGATTGGAAAAGGAGTTTAATCCAATTGTTGTGGAAGGTGCCGGAAGTATTTCGGAAGTGAACCTTTGGGAAAAAGACATTACAAATATGCGGGTGGCTGTTGAGAAAGATGCTGCAACTTATCTCATTGCAGATATCGACAAAGGCGGTGTTTTTGGAAGTGTTTACGGTACCATGTTACTCTTGCCTGAGCAGGAACGTAAACAGGTGAAAGGCATAATAATCAATAAATTCAGGGGCGATATTTCACTGTTTGAAGATGGTGCTAAAAAACTGGAAGAACTTTGTGGTGTTCCGGTAGTCGGCATCATTCCTCATTTCCGCGATATTTATATCGATGATGAGGACTCTGTGGTGGTCGACAAAAAGCAGTTTAAAGCTGTTGAGGGAAAAACAAATATTGCCGTGGTTTTGCTGCGGCACATGTCAAACTTCACCGATTTTAATTTTCTGGAACAACTACCTGAAGTAAATCTTTTTTATGCAGCAGCACCTGAAGATATTCAGGAAGCCGATATTGTGCTATTGCCCGGCTCGAAAAATACCATTTCTGATATGCTGTTTCTCCAAAAACAGGGAATGGCAAATGCTGTAAAAAAAGTACACGAACAGGGAAAAGCGGTTTATGGAATTTGCGGCGGCTTTCAAATGATGGGCGAGTGGATTGCAGATCCGAACCATGTGGAAGGCCAGATTGAAAAAGTTCCCGGTCTTGGAATTTTACCGGTAGAAACAATACTCACTGAAGAAAAAGTAACTGAACAGTGTACGTTTACTTTTCAAGACGAAGTGGAAGGAAAAGGCTACGAAATTCACATGGGGGAGACTGTTGCAAAAGAATCTCATCCTGCGTGTTTAATTAATGGCACAAAACACGATGGTTATTACCTAAATGAAAGAACCTGGGGAACATACATTCATGGTATTTTTGATAATATAAGTGTGGTTAACCGAATTTTAAAAGAATCAGGGAAGCAGGTTTCAACTCAACTGGATTTTCAGCAGTTTAAAGAGACGCAATACGACAAGCTGGCCCAACTGATCAGGGAGAATGTTGATATGGAATACATTTATAAAACGATGGAAATTGAGTGA
- the cbiB gene encoding adenosylcobinamide-phosphate synthase CbiB — translation MSDHLYIIIPLLTGFALDCLIGDPHFLPHPIRLFGKAISVGEAKLNRGRNRNLKGAFLASCLILSTYFILKLGFRVLSAYQNLYFLISSVFVFYGLANRSLIQESLRVIIKLEKEGLEAGRQQLSMIVGRETAQLNENQIRTAVLETLAENLSDGVIAPLFFYFIGGVPVMFAYKMANTLDSMIGYKNERYKDFGFFAAKLDDVLNFIPARLTAILMAVVSFNFRAVKYIFKYGQKHSSPNAGYPEAALAGILNCRFGGPNRYHGVLIEKPFIGDNPRPVSTKDVLKTCVINVAVTLFFIGVFILCLV, via the coding sequence TTGAGTGACCATCTTTATATTATTATCCCGCTTTTGACCGGTTTTGCACTCGACTGTCTTATTGGCGATCCTCATTTTCTTCCACACCCAATCCGTTTGTTTGGTAAAGCAATTTCTGTAGGTGAAGCAAAATTAAACCGTGGAAGAAATAGAAACTTAAAAGGAGCATTTCTTGCTTCTTGTCTGATTTTAAGCACGTACTTTATTTTAAAACTGGGATTCAGGGTTTTGTCCGCTTATCAAAATCTGTACTTCCTTATTTCGTCTGTTTTTGTTTTTTATGGATTAGCTAACCGCTCACTTATTCAGGAATCATTGCGAGTTATAATAAAATTAGAGAAGGAAGGATTGGAAGCGGGGCGCCAGCAATTATCGATGATTGTTGGGCGCGAAACAGCACAGTTAAATGAAAACCAGATAAGAACTGCGGTTTTGGAAACCCTGGCTGAAAACCTTAGTGATGGTGTAATTGCTCCGCTGTTTTTCTATTTCATAGGCGGTGTTCCCGTTATGTTTGCTTACAAAATGGCCAATACGCTCGATTCTATGATCGGTTATAAAAATGAGCGATACAAAGATTTTGGCTTTTTTGCTGCAAAATTGGATGACGTACTGAATTTTATTCCGGCGCGATTAACTGCAATTTTAATGGCTGTGGTAAGTTTTAATTTCCGGGCGGTAAAATACATCTTTAAATACGGACAAAAACATTCAAGTCCGAATGCCGGATATCCTGAAGCCGCTCTGGCCGGCATATTAAATTGTCGTTTCGGAGGTCCAAACCGTTATCACGGGGTATTAATTGAAAAGCCCTTTATTGGAGATAATCCGAGGCCGGTATCAACGAAAGATGTTCTCAAGACTTGTGTGATTAATGTGGCAGTAACACTGTTTTTTATCGGAGTTTTCATTTTGTGCTTAGTGTAA
- the floA gene encoding flotillin-like protein FloA (flotillin-like protein involved in membrane lipid rafts), translating to MIEAVGAWGLIIGAIVLLFIILYFIPIGLWFSALVSGVRISLLQLFLMRFRKVPPGVIVRAMIEGTKADVALSRDALEAHYLAGGHVANVVHALVSASKANIELPFNMATAIDLAGRDVFEAVQMSVNPKVINTPPVTAVAKDGIQLIAKARVTVRASIKQLVGGAGEETVLARVGEGIVSSIGSSHSHKAVLENPDFISRVVLEKGLDAGTAFEILSIDIADIDIGKNIGAVLQIDQAEADKNIAQAKAEERRAMAIALEQEMIAKAQEARAKVIEAEVQVPLAISEAFRTGNLGVMDYMKYKNIMADTTMRESIAGEDKGKTDEQ from the coding sequence ATGATAGAAGCAGTAGGTGCCTGGGGATTAATCATTGGGGCAATCGTTTTACTATTTATAATTCTGTATTTTATCCCTATAGGATTATGGTTTTCAGCGCTTGTATCCGGCGTTCGAATTTCACTCTTACAATTGTTCTTAATGCGTTTCCGTAAAGTACCTCCGGGGGTTATTGTGCGTGCTATGATTGAAGGAACCAAAGCCGACGTTGCCTTGAGCCGCGATGCACTGGAAGCTCACTATCTGGCCGGTGGACATGTGGCAAACGTGGTACATGCCTTGGTTTCGGCATCAAAAGCAAATATTGAATTGCCATTCAATATGGCCACTGCCATAGATTTGGCCGGCCGCGATGTTTTTGAGGCTGTACAAATGTCGGTAAACCCAAAAGTAATTAATACACCACCGGTTACTGCCGTTGCAAAAGATGGTATTCAGCTTATTGCAAAAGCCCGTGTTACAGTACGTGCCAGTATTAAACAATTGGTAGGTGGTGCCGGCGAAGAAACGGTTCTTGCACGTGTTGGAGAAGGAATTGTGTCTTCTATTGGTTCATCACACTCACACAAAGCCGTTTTGGAAAACCCGGATTTTATATCGCGTGTAGTACTGGAAAAAGGATTGGATGCCGGAACTGCATTTGAAATTCTGTCTATTGATATTGCCGACATCGATATTGGTAAAAACATTGGAGCTGTTTTGCAAATCGATCAGGCTGAGGCTGATAAAAACATTGCACAGGCGAAAGCAGAGGAACGCCGTGCCATGGCAATTGCACTTGAGCAGGAAATGATTGCAAAAGCACAGGAAGCACGCGCAAAAGTTATTGAAGCTGAAGTTCAGGTGCCATTGGCGATATCTGAGGCTTTCCGTACCGGAAACCTTGGAGTTATGGATTACATGAAATACAAAAACATTATGGCCGACACCACTATGCGCGAGTCGATTGCTGGTGAAGATAAAGGCAAAACAGACGAACAATAA
- a CDS encoding NfeD family protein, producing the protein MSILAIILLILLGLLLLLIEFAVIPGVTIAGIGGFLLLGGAVYVAFAEYGTLTGFITLAVVLILAPAMVYYFFKSRTGKKMILQKNIDGKVDLINREKIVVGDTGKSIGRLAPMGKVKINGETVEAQSTGAFIDHNTEIRVLKIESNKIIVEPLNK; encoded by the coding sequence ATGAGCATTCTTGCAATTATCTTGCTTATTCTCTTAGGGCTTTTACTGCTGCTAATTGAGTTTGCTGTAATTCCCGGAGTTACCATTGCCGGAATTGGCGGTTTTCTTCTTCTGGGAGGTGCAGTTTATGTAGCTTTTGCCGAATATGGAACTCTCACCGGATTTATTACACTCGCCGTTGTTCTTATTTTGGCTCCTGCCATGGTTTACTACTTTTTTAAATCACGAACAGGAAAAAAAATGATCCTGCAAAAAAACATCGATGGAAAAGTAGACCTTATTAACAGGGAAAAAATTGTTGTTGGCGATACCGGAAAATCTATTGGACGACTGGCACCAATGGGTAAAGTAAAAATTAATGGCGAAACTGTTGAGGCGCAATCAACAGGCGCGTTTATCGATCACAATACCGAAATTCGCGTTTTAAAAATAGAATCCAATAAAATTATTGTAGAACCTTTAAATAAATAA